Genomic segment of Ranitomeya imitator isolate aRanImi1 chromosome 6, aRanImi1.pri, whole genome shotgun sequence:
tcatttttggggttcattttttccccttctattatcgagatggaccctgttaaagttcaggccatttacgattggactcagccgacatctgtgaagagtctgcaaaagttcctgggctttgctaatttttatcatcgcttcatcagtaatttttctagtgttgctaaaccgttgactgatttcaccaagaagggtgctgatgtggtcaattggtcttctgcggcagtggaagcttttcaggagttgaagcgtcgtttttcttctgcccctgtgttgtgccagccagatgtttcgcttccgtttcaggtggaggttgatgcttctgagattggagcaggggctgttttgtcgcaaagaagttctgatggctcggtgatgaaaccatgtgccttcttttctagaaagttttcgcctgctgagcgcaattatgatgttggcaatcgagagttgttggccatgaagtgggcattcgaggagtggcgtcattggcttgaaggagccaagcatcgcgtggtggtcttgacggatcacaagaatttgacttatctcgagtctgccaaacggttgaatcctagacaggctcgttggtcgctatttttctcctgttttcattttgtggtttcgtaccttccaggctctaagaatgtgaaggctgatgccctgtcaaggagttttgtgcccgactctccgggtgttcctgagccggcgggtattctcaaagagggggtaattttgtctgccatctcccctgatttgcggcgggtgctgcaaaaatttcaggctgatagacctgaccgttgcccagcggagaaactgtttgtccctgataaatggactagtagagttatctctgaggttcattgttcggtgttggctggtcatcctggaatctttggtaccagagatttggtggctagatccttttggtggccgtctttgtcgcgggatgtgcgttcttttgtgcagtcctgtgggacttgtgctcgggctaagccctgctgttctcgtgccagtaggttgcttttgcccttgccggtcccgaagaggccctggacgcatatctctatggattttatttcagatcttcccgtctctcaaaagatgtcagtcatttgggtggtttgtgatcgcttctctaagatggtccatttggtacccttgtctaaattgccttcctcctctgatttggtgccattgtttttccagtatgtggttcgtttacatggcattccggagaacatcgtttcggacagaggttcccagtttgtttcgaggttttggcgagccttttgtgctaggatgggcattgatttgtctttttcctcggctttccatcctcagacaaatggccaaaccgaacgaactaatcagactttggaaacatatctgagatgctttgtttctgctgatcaggatgattgggtgtcctttttgcctttggctgagttcgcccttaataatcgggccagctcggctactttggtttcgccgtttttctgcaattctggtttccatcctcgtttctcttcagggcaggttgagtcttcggactgtcctagtgtagatactgtggtggataggttgcagcagatttggactcatgtggtggacaatttgacattgtcccaggagaaggctcaacgtttcgctaaccgccggcgctgtgtggctccccgacttcgtgctggggatttggtttggttgtcgtctcgttatgttcctatgaaggtttcctctcctaagtttaagcctcgtttcattggtccgtataagatttctgaggttctcaatcctgtgtcgtttcgtttggcccttccagcttcttttgccatccataatgtattccataggtcattgttgcggagatacgtggcgcctgtggttccattcgttgatcctcctgccccggtgttggttgagggggagttggagtatgtggtggagattttggattctcgtatttcgagacggaaactccagtacctggtcaagtggaagggttatggtcaggaagataattcctgggtctttgcctccaatgttcatgctgccgatctggttcgtgcctttcatttggctcatcctggtcggcctgggggctctggtgagggttcggtgacccctcctcaagggggggtactgttgtgaattctgttgtcaagctccctcctgtggtcatgaatggtacttcggatggttctgtccatgggcttcctctggtggttgtgagtggagctgcggcttctgagtttccttcctcaggtgatgaggttaattcgttagctggctgctctatttaactccacttagatcattgctccatgccacctgtcaatgttccagtattggtctagttctctcctggatcgttcttgtgacctgtcttcccagcagaagctaagttcctgcttgtttttctctggtttgctatttttctgtccagcttgctattttgatttttgtcttgcttgctggaagctctgggacgcagagggagcgcctccgcaccgtgagtcggtgcggagggtctttttgcgccctctgcgtggtctttttgtagttttttgtgctgaccgcaaagttacctttcctatcctctgtctgttcagtaagtcgggtctcactttgctaaatctattttcatctctgtatttgtaattttcatctttactcacagtcattatatgtggggggctgccttttcctttggggactttctctgaggcaaggtaggctttatttttctatctctagggctagctagtttcttaggctgtgtcgagttgcatagggagcgttaggagcaatccacggctatttctagtgtgtgtgataggattagggattgcggtcagcagagttcccacgtctcagagctcgtcctatattataagtaactatcaggtcattctgtgtgctcttaaccatcaggtccattattgtccttaccaccaggtcataacatttgcccacgtgacacttgtttgggttcagggtgattctggccttgtggatcctgtccaatactgtctctaggtgatttagatgctcttcccatgtcgcactgtagatggcgatgtcgtccaggtaggcacacgcatagtcctggagaccatccagaagccggtcagccagcctctggaaggtcgccggggcatttttcatcccgaatggcataactcgaaactggaataagccgaacggggtgacaaacgcCGATTTGGGAATTGCGTCTGGACTAagtggaatctgccagtagcctttgcatagatcgatggtggtcaaatactttgcccccgccatccgatctaacaactcatccacacgcggcatgggatacgcatccgtcactgttttctcattgagcttatgatagtctacacaaaaccgtgtagtcccatccttcttgggcacttacactacgggggatgcccagggactatctgactcctcaatgacccctaaacgcaacatctcttgtatctcttgtcgcatcccctctcgtacagactcagggacgcggaatgggttttgtcgcaggggggtctgatcctgggtctcaaccttgtgttgtgtcaggcgagtgtaccctggtctccccaaaaacatcctctctcgctgcctcaacaactcctccgcctgctgtctctcccgggggcctaggtcttcacccaagtgtacctggtcctatgttttagactgagtcctttcccctaagacatccagcaagggaagtccagctaaatcctctgcttcaggtgcacagatggctatTACCTctgcagggcgctcccggtagggcttcagcatattcacatgaaacatgcggataaccctagggtcgtcacaatcggcgacattataggtggtgtcggctattttccccactacctggtagggcccctgccatgcagcttggaacttgttctgcttagtgggctctaacaccaggaccttctgccctatttccaaagtgcgctctctggccctccgatcgtaccatacgcgctggggcCGCTGGGCcatctgcatgttcccacgtacagcctgggtcagctcctgtaggtggtcccggaattccagcacttaGGGTACAatgggtaccccttctatgatgccatcCTCTTCCCAGCGTTCtaacactaagtctaggggtccccttacccgtctcccgtataccagctcgatcGGGGAGaaacccgtggattcttggggcacctcccgacagGCAAAGAGGAAGTGTGGCAAGAATttatcccagtccctgtaggtcctggtaaaagtcccaatgagttgttttaatgtcccgttaaagcgttcacacaacccattggtttgcgggtggtacgggcacttctaatggactttacgccgcacagcttccacagttggttggtcacctctgctgtaaactgggttccctggtccgagataatctcccgaggaaatccaacccgtgagaaaacctggagcagggcagccgccaccgtctctgccagtatgttaggtaacgcaactgcctctggataccgtgtggcataatctactacTGTCAATATCCTTTTCcctgacagactgggtttggctaacggccctatcagatcgaccgctactcggctaaatggttcctccacaatggggagggggcgtaatttggccttgcatcgatctcccctcttgccaatgcgctggcaactgtcacaggtctggcagtactgacgaatatcataggttacccctggccaaaagaagttttgtgtcagacgatgcctggtgcgactgacgccaaagtgcccagccaagggtatggcatgagagattcgcagtaactcctgcctatacttcttgggaactaccagctgtcgttttatagtggggctcgtccctgtgtggtgctgctctgtgatccggtagaggagtccctgctttcatacaaactgttccccttccagtacccctctcccctcctgtgccttcccacgatatccctccaatgaaggatcctcaattaactccctcttaaattcatctggggtggcccaagaaatgtgtctggctatgggaatacgtgtaaggctgggatgtcttacctgggcctcctctgattgTGATTCcgtctccgcagctcgagcttgtctccgggtggtcacaggatatgtctcagccagagggccaACCgaaaaggcagacaacatgggccccaagtcatttcccagcaagacgtctgcaggcaaatcctccatcaagccgacctcaacaaggccatccccgactccccagttcaggtgaatcctggccatGGGCAgccgatgtatagctccccctgctacacggactgccactgtccgatccgtcttctcttggtcccggacgagatgaggcttcacaagggtcaaagttgccccggaatctcttagtccctgcatacgtttcccattaatccacacaacctgtcgatgctgttgtcaattatctgcccgggctgcctgcacggggtctacttcatgcagcacttcctccatctcggcTAGCTctttcctggtccgctcggccgtcttttccttcagatcagtacgcacatcagccatcatctctcggatgatctctactgcagggtttgggccatagaacgccagtctgttctttacctccctctggaattcagtctcctccacgttcacattggggggcgctgcactgtcgtgttccatgatggctgctatcaaatccgcttttgttttgttactGGCGATCAACCCTTTGGGCTTCcttcagatcttttaatgtagtcctctttaacttctggtagttgttttccattcattcctttcctcctgtggagggggtatcatatcccgctgtctgccaccagtgtaacgaggtctaccaagctggggtacctctttcagtacctccccgtgtttcaggaggtccactctgctttggctggagtctgaatgaaggacgctggctggaactgcttggttacatgggcgcatataaaagatcactgcttctccaagtatttccagtctgacaacaccttaccaggcagcagctgccaaggcaaacaggatcatggggtgcattaaaagaggtctggatacacatgatgagagcattatactgcctctgtacaaatccctagttagaccgcacatggagtactgtgtccagttttgggcaccggtgctcaggaaggatataatggaactagagagagtacaaaggagggcaacaaaattaataaaggggatgggagaactacaatacccagatagattagcgaaattaggattatttagtctagaaaaaagacgactgaggggcgatctaataaccatatataagtatataaggggacaatacaaatatctcgctgaggatctgtttataccaaggaaggtgacgggcacaagggggcattctttgcgtctggaggagaggaggtttttccaccaacatagaagaggattctttactgttagggcagtgagaatctggaattgcttgcctgaggaggtggtgatggcgaactcagtcgaggggttcaagagaggcctggatgtcttcctggagcagaacaatattgtatcatacaattattaggttctgtagaaggacgtagatctgggtatttattatgatggaatataggctgaactggatggacaaatgtcttttttcggccttactaactatgttactatgttactatgttactattcacaggacacagaatatatcacacagatacagagggcaggcaaatagaaaagcggcaggccagacatacattacaatagccgcaggtggccggagcctgacgatatttactgtgggaattacaaaggtggggggcagacaaaaggggaatatcgtgtcccctctgcccaaggcgcagcctgtgggctgatgcatctcacatggaacctattatatatacatataactgcacaacatattctgggtgctgagtggttccgtaacacggaacaaacagtgatatccacagtgcccccataataacagtgatatccacagtgcccccataataacagtgatatccacagtgcccccataataacagtgatatccacagtgcccccataataaccgtgatatccacagtgcccccataataacagtgatatccacagtgcccccataataacagtgatatccacagtgtccccataataacagtgatatccacagtgcccccataataacagtgatatccacagtgcccccataataaccgtgataaccacagtgcccccataataagtgataaccacagtgcccccataataacagtgatatccacagtgcccccataataacagtgatatccacagtgcccccataataacagtgatatccacagtgcccccataataacagtgatatccacagtgcccccataataagtgatatccacagtgcccccataataacagtgatatccacagtgtccccataataacagcgatatccacagtgtcccccataataacagcgatatccacagtgcccccataataacagtgatatccacagtgcccccataataacagtgatatccacagtgccccataataacagtgatatccacagtgtcccataataacagtgatatccacagtgcccccataataacagtgatatccacagtgtccccataataacagtgatatccacagtgtccccataataacagcgatatccacagtgtccccataataacagtgatatccacagtgccccataataacagtgatatccacagtgcccccataataacagtgatatccacagtgcccccataataagtgatatccacagtgcccccataataacagtgatatccacagtgccccataataacagtgatatccacagtgcccccataataacagtgatatccacagtgcccccatagtaacagtgatatccacagtgcccccataataacagtgatatccacagtgcccccataataacagtgatatccacagtgcccccataataaccgtgataaccacagtgcccccataataacagtgatatccacagtgcccccataataacagtgatatccacagtgcccccataataagtgatatccacagtgctccctataATTACACGTAATTTACCTCCCAAATCGGCCATGTGCAATGTGCTCCCCCTTTTTTCTCAGCACTGCTGGCCCCGCTTATTAGCGGGGCAGTGGCACCTCCATGTGTGTCGGAGAGGATGAAGACTGATGATATTAATGATGCATTATAATTGATTGTTGACTAATGATGGATGATGAGTATTGCTGATTAATGATGTATGATGATTATTGCTGCTGCTGCCGCTCGTCTCATcacctgtctctgctctctgcaggtTATAAATGATTAGCCCTTATGCCCAATATGAGCTGGAGTTTCTTAACCCGTCTCCTAGAAGAAATCCACAATCACTCCACCTTTGTGGGGAAGGTATGGCTGACAGTCCTCATCGTATTCCGGATCGTTCTGACGGCCGTGGGCGGAGAATCCATCTACTCAGACGAGCAGAGTAAATTCACGTGCAACACGAAGCAGCCGGGTTGTGACAACGTCTGCTATGACTCTTTTGCTCCGCTGTCGCATGTGCGCTTCTGGGTTTTCCAGATCATCATGATATCAGCTCCATCCGTCATGTATCTGGGCTACGCCATTCACAGGATCGCCAGGATTTCAGAGGACGAAAGGTGGAAACACGAGACCAAGCATAAGAATAAAGTCTTCACAAGATGGAGGACTGGTGAGAATGGAGACGATCCGGACGATGAAGAGCAAGAGCCCATGATATACGAACCTCCAGCAGAAGCCAAAAAGGTTGAGAGTAAAGAGAAGGAGAGCAAGAAGCACGATGGACGCAGGCGGATCAAGGAGGAGGGTCTAATGAAGATCTATGTCTTCCAGCTCCTCTCCAGGGCCTTCTTTGAAGTTGGCTTCTTGGCTGGACAATATTTCTTATATGGCTTCCGAGTTCTTCCTTACTTTAAGTGCAGCACATTGCCATGTCCACACATCGTGGACTGCTTTGTATCTCGACCCACGGAGAAGACAATTTTCCTCCTGATAATGTATGTGGTCAGCTGCCTGTGCCTGGTTCTTAATATCTGTGAGATGTTTCACCTTGGCATCGGCACCATAAGAGATGCAATCCGTAACAGGAGGACTAACACCACCAGACAGCCGCCCTATAACTACTCCTACCCAAAGAACATGACGTGTCCACCAGAGTACAATATGGTGGTCAAATCCGACAAGTCTACCAAACTCCCGACCAACACCATGGCGCACGAACAGAACTTGGCCAACGTGGCCCAAGAGCATCAATGTACAAGCCCTGATGACAACCTGCCCTCAGACCTCACCTCTCTACATAAACATTTGAGGGTGGCCCAGGAGCAACTGGACATCGCCTTCCAGAGCTATAATTCTCAGGTCAATGGCCAACCATCTCGGACCAGCAGTCCAACGTCTGGGGGGACAGTGGTGGAACAGAACAGAGTCAATACTGCTCATGAGAAGCAAGGAGCGAGGCCTAAAGCCGACTCAGATAAAGGTAGCACCAGCAGCAAAGACGGAAAGACCTCTGTATGGATATAACCTGAAATATGGAGTAAAAAACCAGGACCAGCTTCTCCGACCTCTAAGCTCCACCTAACAGATCCTGACTCATCCAGCATCTTGCATATCTACCCTTCTAACCAGAAAATAGCAATAATTGCATAATATCATGGGGCGGGGCGGAACTTATCACTCAGGGTGTGGGGATAATGGGTCC
This window contains:
- the GJC2 gene encoding gap junction gamma-2 protein, giving the protein MPNMSWSFLTRLLEEIHNHSTFVGKVWLTVLIVFRIVLTAVGGESIYSDEQSKFTCNTKQPGCDNVCYDSFAPLSHVRFWVFQIIMISAPSVMYLGYAIHRIARISEDERWKHETKHKNKVFTRWRTGENGDDPDDEEQEPMIYEPPAEAKKVESKEKESKKHDGRRRIKEEGLMKIYVFQLLSRAFFEVGFLAGQYFLYGFRVLPYFKCSTLPCPHIVDCFVSRPTEKTIFLLIMYVVSCLCLVLNICEMFHLGIGTIRDAIRNRRTNTTRQPPYNYSYPKNMTCPPEYNMVVKSDKSTKLPTNTMAHEQNLANVAQEHQCTSPDDNLPSDLTSLHKHLRVAQEQLDIAFQSYNSQVNGQPSRTSSPTSGGTVVEQNRVNTAHEKQGARPKADSDKGSTSSKDGKTSVWI